One Candidatus Krumholzibacteriia bacterium genomic region harbors:
- a CDS encoding OmpA family protein, translating into MKATAYAVSILAVLTPLVPWSAARAQVTPAGTNVVNTATADYTNASANDFSLSNSVNTRVLETYLLRVGPGGTVAAPAFQLSAAPGDTVYCRLTLDNLGNAPDSASMAAANLPPSSFVTPGVIFFFDGNSNGRFDPGENDPAFLSLLAGMSTPVDVGIVVPASSRGTAFVELRATSAVDPNAPLARRKLLAPTTDATVVSVTSLAGPALVFIGPAGNPRALPGGEGSPDDAIGAAVGLYDESVAFSADVENAGNADSVEVFLANGVVLPPGVTLACTDSAGVQYPASPRPGRFSIGALAAGEVRLVRLVVASPGTPLRVVMGPMTSVLFSAQSRADTNAVNSVRGEMTVERAPDAYAMLGLEQTFRQATGSLGEVVTMVVTASNRTDSVRVDQVVVSEDAPAALDFVAGTGVTQSGGQLAWAVGTLAPGESKSTAIKFVVNSRESKGWARVAGIAAGQAQTGGSARTGQVVAAIRIDNEEIGIEGFVLGDVWIDDNEDGRRDEGEAGAGNVSVYLESGEYAVTDSAGVFSIPHVFEGWRVVRLDESTLPAGTELVRPPVTESHVQRPNERLVHLIAPAHVRVAFPLRRPVVPPVARTASLVCEEHVTVVPRPRTGPTFTLPSSQFALGKATLLFGARSQLLPVALFLVDHPGFTALVEGHTDNLPVRSGPFASNQELSEARAEAVRDVLVSMGVPTSRFLVLGYGDTRPIASNATADGRGMNRRVDVSVIPPANNSLDPALRIGTAIRDLSELPDSVGATVRWGLTTTSERAQSAVLRLSIPAALKVARVGVTLDGVPVTETGGEFVIDELARGSSVDCVVAFMVAEADTQLIRDIAAVVRLDDAAAPSDSTRRTITIAPRDSRTSIAQVQAATWTERVPASAAGTAPPAPLVPPGDPAPAPHEGVVSILDPLNGFVAVDRDQVSVHARHPLGSRVSLLVDGESIGEERVGQRTVDVAHQEETTTWYGVRLRGGWNVIVVRASLLRGGEATDTVRVALSTKPAEIVPLDNNTLIAADGRSTATLRFAVRDGFGLPVMDGFIVDVVEGADLTTAQDARPEQRGLQVATREGIIAVPLRPRHQTGAGRVAVESSGMRAQIEVAFVNPQRPLLATGIVDVKMGAYHTHGEGSGDGVENYRDGFDAEAEARAFVQGAAPGGVRVTARLDTRKRYDDPLRKQPDPEKQYPIYGDASTVQYAAPARGGNYVSLDRGQSFLRYSDFQTPIDRGEFLTYHQVVTGLSGGAVDGPNQFRAFLTQTDLVTRTDDIPADGTSGFYYLSAAPLVENSERVIVETRQRYQSEKVLEARVMMRRRDYIINPYDGSILFMEPVAVTDRDLNPNVIVVTYETETGAADVYMFGARGDVVRGNRYRAGVTAVANAGDAPGYALYGVDGEARMHGFRLAGEFARSEDDLTGSGNAFKMSAGGQRGMSKLDVYLRRVDGDFSNPSFRGSDSELASLKAGFEGRLAGRGALALNADGYSHELQRTGERRGTLRSTVDYRRRLVEMSAGLRLARHDQPQDDSQGLLSLLGVALGSRSGTGLATTWEQNLGNEIVDDYPNRLRTTLGVPLSQRFRAVVTHEYLTATGRSTTNQVTAGLEGTTAGGTQAYTRYALDRAAGDARMGAVSGIRQPLTLGRYTGATLGIETFSSLSGRRDEEYVSLTTGLSARRPGRYFVDGGYEYRWERPGDKHLLRIAAAQQLGGGFAWLAKNILALNSAAQNRDGTQCYTTLAGTYRSPYAPLQSLAMVKSYYDRYTPVDPDAIRWRVVGSADVNMLFNPEHEVRLKYAYKHVEDWSYGVSLHTNTDLALAQYIWHFGRGWDLDLWGRTVVLRGGGSSQSGAGIEIGRMVYRSVRLAAGYSANGFNDPDITGTDAWSDGFGIRIQMILSDWMLSDFERLK; encoded by the coding sequence TTGAAGGCAACCGCTTACGCCGTTTCTATCCTCGCCGTTCTGACCCCGCTGGTGCCGTGGTCCGCCGCACGCGCCCAGGTAACCCCGGCCGGCACCAACGTCGTCAACACCGCCACCGCCGACTACACGAACGCCTCCGCGAACGACTTTTCGCTGTCCAACAGCGTCAACACGCGCGTGCTGGAGACGTATCTGCTGCGTGTCGGGCCCGGGGGCACAGTGGCGGCGCCGGCGTTCCAGCTTTCCGCCGCTCCCGGTGACACCGTCTACTGCCGGCTCACGCTGGACAACCTGGGCAACGCGCCCGACTCCGCGTCGATGGCCGCGGCCAATCTTCCGCCGTCGTCGTTCGTGACGCCGGGCGTGATCTTCTTCTTCGACGGCAACAGCAACGGGCGCTTTGACCCGGGAGAGAACGACCCGGCATTCCTCTCGCTGCTCGCGGGCATGTCGACACCGGTGGACGTGGGCATCGTGGTGCCGGCATCGAGCAGGGGAACCGCATTTGTCGAGTTGCGCGCCACGTCGGCGGTGGATCCCAATGCGCCGCTCGCGCGGCGCAAGCTCCTTGCGCCAACCACCGACGCGACCGTGGTGAGTGTCACCAGCCTGGCGGGGCCCGCGCTGGTGTTCATCGGGCCCGCCGGCAATCCGCGCGCGCTTCCCGGCGGCGAGGGATCACCCGACGACGCGATCGGCGCGGCCGTGGGCCTGTACGACGAATCGGTGGCGTTCAGTGCCGACGTCGAGAACGCCGGCAACGCGGACAGCGTGGAGGTCTTCCTGGCCAACGGCGTCGTGTTGCCGCCCGGTGTAACCCTCGCGTGCACGGATTCGGCCGGCGTGCAGTATCCGGCGTCGCCGCGGCCCGGCCGCTTCAGCATCGGTGCACTGGCGGCCGGTGAGGTGCGCCTGGTGCGGCTGGTGGTGGCGAGCCCCGGCACGCCGCTGCGGGTAGTGATGGGGCCGATGACGAGTGTCCTGTTCAGCGCGCAGTCGCGGGCCGACACCAACGCGGTGAACAGCGTGCGCGGCGAGATGACCGTGGAACGGGCGCCCGATGCGTACGCCATGCTCGGCCTGGAGCAGACCTTCCGTCAGGCCACGGGTTCGCTGGGCGAAGTGGTCACCATGGTCGTCACCGCCAGCAACCGCACCGACTCGGTGCGCGTGGACCAGGTGGTCGTCTCGGAAGACGCGCCCGCGGCGCTCGACTTTGTCGCGGGGACCGGTGTGACGCAGTCCGGCGGCCAGCTCGCCTGGGCGGTGGGCACGCTTGCACCCGGTGAATCGAAGAGCACCGCGATCAAGTTTGTCGTGAACAGCCGCGAGTCCAAGGGCTGGGCGCGGGTGGCGGGCATCGCCGCGGGCCAGGCGCAGACCGGTGGAAGCGCACGCACCGGCCAGGTGGTGGCGGCGATCCGCATCGACAACGAGGAAATCGGGATCGAGGGATTCGTGCTGGGCGACGTGTGGATCGACGACAACGAGGACGGCCGCCGCGACGAGGGCGAAGCCGGCGCGGGCAACGTGTCTGTCTACCTCGAGAGCGGCGAGTACGCGGTGACCGACTCCGCGGGCGTGTTCTCCATTCCCCACGTGTTCGAGGGCTGGCGCGTGGTGCGGCTGGACGAGAGCACGCTCCCCGCGGGCACCGAGCTGGTGCGCCCGCCGGTCACGGAATCGCACGTGCAGCGCCCCAACGAACGCCTCGTACACCTGATTGCGCCGGCGCACGTGCGCGTGGCCTTCCCGCTGCGCAGGCCGGTGGTCCCGCCGGTGGCGCGCACCGCGTCGCTGGTGTGCGAAGAGCACGTGACCGTGGTGCCGCGCCCCCGCACCGGCCCCACCTTCACCCTGCCCAGTTCGCAGTTCGCGCTGGGCAAGGCGACACTGCTGTTTGGCGCGCGCTCCCAGCTGCTGCCGGTGGCGCTGTTTCTCGTCGATCATCCGGGGTTCACGGCGCTGGTCGAGGGACATACCGACAACCTGCCCGTGCGTTCCGGCCCGTTCGCGTCCAACCAGGAGCTCTCGGAGGCGCGCGCGGAGGCGGTGCGCGACGTGCTGGTTTCGATGGGCGTTCCCACGTCGCGCTTCCTGGTGCTTGGCTACGGCGACACGCGGCCCATCGCCAGCAACGCTACCGCCGATGGCAGGGGCATGAATCGCCGCGTCGACGTGAGCGTGATCCCGCCCGCCAATAACTCGCTCGACCCCGCGCTGCGCATCGGTACGGCCATTCGTGATCTTTCCGAACTGCCCGACTCGGTGGGTGCGACGGTGCGCTGGGGGCTCACCACCACCTCGGAGCGCGCGCAGAGCGCGGTCCTGCGCCTGAGCATTCCGGCCGCGCTGAAGGTGGCGCGCGTGGGTGTGACGCTGGACGGCGTGCCGGTAACGGAAACCGGCGGCGAGTTCGTCATCGACGAACTCGCGCGCGGGAGCAGCGTCGATTGCGTGGTTGCGTTCATGGTGGCGGAGGCGGATACCCAGTTGATCCGCGACATCGCGGCCGTCGTGCGGCTGGATGACGCCGCCGCGCCGTCCGATTCGACGCGGCGCACCATCACCATCGCGCCCCGCGACTCGCGCACGAGCATCGCGCAGGTGCAGGCCGCCACCTGGACGGAACGGGTTCCCGCGTCCGCGGCGGGTACGGCACCGCCCGCCCCGCTGGTGCCCCCGGGAGACCCCGCGCCGGCGCCGCACGAGGGGGTCGTCTCCATCCTCGACCCGCTCAACGGCTTCGTTGCGGTGGATCGCGACCAGGTTTCGGTGCACGCACGCCACCCGCTGGGAAGCCGCGTGTCGCTCCTTGTCGACGGCGAGTCCATCGGTGAGGAGCGGGTGGGGCAGCGGACGGTGGACGTTGCGCACCAGGAGGAAACCACCACGTGGTACGGCGTGCGTTTGCGCGGGGGATGGAACGTGATCGTGGTACGCGCGTCGTTGCTACGCGGCGGCGAGGCGACGGACACCGTGCGCGTGGCGCTGTCCACGAAACCCGCGGAGATCGTGCCGCTGGATAACAACACGCTGATCGCCGCCGACGGACGTTCGACGGCGACGCTGCGCTTCGCGGTACGGGACGGATTCGGCCTGCCGGTGATGGACGGCTTCATCGTGGATGTGGTGGAGGGTGCGGACCTGACCACGGCGCAAGACGCGCGGCCCGAGCAGCGCGGGCTGCAGGTCGCCACGCGCGAGGGAATCATCGCGGTGCCGTTGCGACCGCGCCACCAGACCGGTGCCGGTCGCGTGGCGGTGGAGTCCAGCGGGATGCGCGCGCAGATCGAGGTGGCCTTCGTCAACCCGCAACGGCCGTTGCTTGCCACCGGTATCGTCGACGTCAAGATGGGCGCGTATCACACCCACGGCGAGGGCAGCGGCGACGGGGTGGAGAACTACCGCGACGGGTTCGACGCCGAGGCGGAAGCGCGCGCGTTCGTGCAGGGTGCGGCACCGGGCGGGGTGCGCGTGACCGCGCGGCTCGACACGCGCAAGCGCTACGACGACCCGCTGCGCAAGCAGCCCGACCCGGAGAAGCAGTACCCGATCTACGGCGACGCATCCACCGTGCAGTACGCGGCGCCGGCGCGCGGCGGCAACTACGTCTCGCTGGATCGTGGCCAGTCGTTCCTGCGCTACTCGGACTTCCAGACCCCCATCGACCGGGGCGAGTTCCTCACCTACCACCAGGTGGTGACGGGATTGTCTGGCGGCGCGGTGGACGGTCCCAACCAGTTCCGGGCCTTCCTCACGCAGACCGATCTGGTGACGCGCACCGACGACATTCCCGCGGACGGCACCAGCGGGTTCTACTACCTGTCGGCCGCGCCGCTGGTGGAGAACTCCGAGCGGGTGATCGTAGAAACGCGCCAGCGTTACCAGTCCGAGAAGGTGCTGGAGGCGCGGGTGATGATGCGGCGCCGGGACTACATCATCAACCCGTACGACGGATCCATCCTGTTTATGGAGCCGGTGGCGGTGACGGATCGCGATCTCAATCCCAACGTCATCGTGGTGACCTACGAAACCGAAACCGGCGCCGCCGACGTGTACATGTTTGGTGCGCGCGGCGACGTGGTGCGCGGCAACCGCTACCGCGCGGGCGTCACGGCGGTTGCCAACGCGGGCGATGCGCCGGGCTACGCGCTGTACGGCGTGGATGGGGAGGCGCGCATGCACGGTTTCCGCCTGGCGGGCGAGTTTGCACGCAGCGAGGACGACCTCACCGGGAGCGGCAACGCGTTCAAGATGAGCGCGGGCGGACAGCGCGGCATGTCGAAGCTCGACGTGTACCTGCGCCGCGTCGACGGCGACTTCTCCAACCCGTCGTTCCGCGGCTCCGACAGCGAACTGGCGAGCCTCAAGGCAGGGTTCGAGGGCCGCCTCGCGGGACGCGGCGCGCTCGCACTCAACGCCGACGGATACTCGCACGAGTTGCAGCGCACCGGCGAGCGCCGTGGCACACTGCGCTCCACCGTGGACTATCGACGCCGGCTGGTGGAAATGTCCGCGGGTCTGCGCCTGGCGCGACACGACCAGCCGCAGGACGACAGCCAGGGGTTGCTGTCCCTGCTGGGGGTCGCGCTGGGAAGCCGTAGCGGCACGGGCCTCGCGACCACGTGGGAGCAGAACCTCGGCAACGAGATCGTGGACGACTATCCGAACCGCCTGCGCACCACCCTGGGCGTGCCGCTCTCGCAGCGCTTCCGCGCGGTGGTCACGCACGAGTACCTCACCGCGACCGGGCGCTCCACCACCAACCAGGTGACGGCGGGACTCGAGGGTACCACCGCGGGCGGCACGCAGGCGTACACGCGCTACGCCCTGGACCGCGCGGCGGGCGACGCGCGCATGGGCGCGGTGAGCGGAATCCGGCAGCCGCTCACGCTGGGGCGCTACACCGGCGCCACCCTCGGAATCGAGACATTCAGTTCGCTCTCAGGCCGCCGCGACGAGGAGTACGTATCCCTCACCACCGGGCTGAGTGCGCGCCGGCCGGGGCGCTACTTTGTCGACGGCGGGTACGAGTACCGCTGGGAACGCCCCGGCGACAAGCACCTGCTGCGCATCGCCGCCGCGCAGCAACTGGGCGGGGGGTTTGCCTGGCTGGCCAAGAACATCCTCGCGCTCAACAGCGCGGCGCAGAACCGGGACGGCACGCAGTGCTACACCACGCTGGCTGGCACCTACCGCTCGCCGTACGCGCCGTTGCAGTCGCTGGCCATGGTCAAGAGCTACTACGACCGCTACACGCCGGTGGATCCGGACGCGATTCGCTGGCGCGTGGTGGGGTCGGCCGACGTGAACATGCTGTTCAATCCCGAGCACGAGGTGCGCCTCAAGTATGCGTACAAGCACGTGGAGGACTGGAGCTACGGCGTGTCGCTACACACCAACACCGATCTCGCGCTCGCGCAGTACATATGGCACTTCGGCCGCGGGTGGGACCTCGACCTGTGGGGCCGCACGGTGGTGCTGCGCGGCGGCGGATCGTCGCAGTCGGGGGCGGGCATCGAGATCGGCCGCATGGTGTACCGTTCGGTGCGTCTCGCCGCCGGCTACAGCGCGAACGGCTTCAATGATCCCGACATCACGGGGACCGACGCGTGGAGCGACGGATTCGGCATTCGCATCCAGATGATCCTGTCGGACTGGATGCTCTCCGACTTTGAGAGGTTGAAGTGA
- a CDS encoding ATP-binding protein, translating to MTRPIPGWRILLIAAITAATVSFHYGLLVPDSHGGVLHAIHGRLCYIPIILAAVWYGVRGGLITALAITLLTLPYARLKGITDHHTLLGEYTEMVFYVAIGLMTGVLIERQWRERRRSESLQRELARQERLSSLGQMAAGLAHEIRNPLGSIQGAAEMLGDRAPAGTREGELFDVLRKESLRLGAVVNDFLGFARPRPPELAPVDVAAAVERAAAQMELDASARGVSIARSVEADLPVLQADEGQLHQVLLNLLMNAIAASTDGGRVEISAARTHRDGVPCVALRVHDTGAGIPEDVLPRIFDPFFTTRESGTGLGLSISHGIIREHGGWIDARSRPFGGTTISVILPAGE from the coding sequence ATGACGCGACCCATTCCAGGCTGGAGAATCCTCCTCATCGCGGCCATCACCGCGGCGACGGTTTCGTTCCACTACGGGCTCCTCGTGCCCGACTCCCACGGCGGCGTGCTGCACGCCATCCACGGGCGACTGTGCTACATCCCCATCATTCTGGCGGCGGTCTGGTACGGCGTGCGCGGCGGGCTCATCACCGCGCTGGCCATCACCCTGCTCACCCTTCCCTACGCGCGTCTGAAGGGCATCACCGACCACCACACACTGCTGGGCGAGTACACCGAGATGGTGTTCTACGTGGCCATCGGTCTCATGACCGGCGTCCTCATCGAGCGGCAGTGGCGCGAGCGGCGGCGCAGCGAATCCCTGCAACGCGAACTCGCCAGGCAGGAACGGCTGTCGTCGCTCGGCCAGATGGCAGCGGGACTCGCGCACGAGATCCGCAATCCGCTTGGTTCCATCCAGGGCGCCGCGGAGATGCTGGGGGACCGCGCGCCGGCCGGCACGCGCGAAGGCGAGTTGTTCGACGTGTTGCGCAAGGAATCGCTCCGGCTGGGAGCGGTGGTGAACGACTTCCTCGGCTTTGCCCGGCCGCGCCCGCCGGAACTCGCGCCCGTCGACGTCGCGGCGGCGGTCGAGCGCGCCGCAGCGCAGATGGAACTGGACGCGTCGGCGCGGGGCGTCAGCATCGCGCGCTCCGTGGAAGCCGATCTCCCCGTGCTGCAGGCGGACGAGGGACAGCTGCACCAGGTCCTGCTCAATCTGCTGATGAACGCAATCGCCGCCAGCACGGACGGCGGCCGCGTGGAGATTTCCGCCGCGCGCACGCACCGCGACGGCGTGCCCTGCGTGGCGCTGCGCGTGCACGATACCGGCGCCGGCATTCCCGAGGACGTGCTGCCACGCATCTTCGACCCGTTCTTCACCACGCGTGAGAGCGGAACCGGGCTGGGGCTGTCGATCTCGCACGGCATCATCCGTGAGCACGGCGGCTGGATCGACGCGAGGAGCCGCCCCTTCGGGGGCA